In bacterium, a single window of DNA contains:
- a CDS encoding cytochrome c biogenesis protein ResB: protein MKTLSSLQFGIVVLVTITIVAVIGTVIPQGQPPDFYSGHYGTMLYTVISMFRFDRTYSSPLFIGLLFLFGLNLVLCSLVKFPRLLAMTLRPDLTPDRGKLRAMPVFVALTDRSLDEIGGLFAEKGFPLKRVGENRFFGSRWSMGYLGASFVHVSLIVLLAGGLTSLMTGVRGSLVLEQGDEASSVILRNGQEMPLGFSVTLDRFDVLFYEDFPGRPKSFTSSVTVTPANRAAFTKVIRVNHPLMLNGFTVYQSSYGASERKEPETAADDTVRVVVSLQGAPESMPPVATFDMTADARYTVPGFGDSITVRLAELYRDFRRGGSSSGAANPAVKIDVLVHDETRWSVYAFKNFPGLNMPMNQKGLDFTFTMKDIFMAGNGPAGDGGNVRQPEYYTVLGVVRDSGVTVMWIGAILLVTGMFVSFYIRPKRIWVLEDRGEILIGARTKGDPGPLRSYIHTIVKPSATSKKGGAK, encoded by the coding sequence ATGAAAACTCTAAGCTCCCTCCAGTTCGGCATCGTTGTCCTCGTGACGATCACGATTGTTGCGGTGATCGGCACGGTCATTCCGCAGGGGCAGCCGCCCGATTTCTACAGCGGGCATTACGGCACGATGTTATACACTGTCATCAGCATGTTCCGGTTTGACAGGACATACAGTTCGCCGCTTTTTATCGGGCTGCTCTTTCTTTTCGGCCTTAATCTCGTGCTCTGCTCGCTCGTCAAATTTCCACGGCTTCTCGCAATGACCCTGCGTCCCGATCTGACCCCGGATAGAGGAAAACTCCGGGCCATGCCGGTATTCGTCGCGCTCACTGACAGGTCTCTCGATGAGATAGGGGGCCTCTTTGCGGAAAAGGGTTTCCCGTTGAAACGGGTCGGAGAGAACAGGTTTTTCGGCTCACGGTGGAGTATGGGGTATCTCGGTGCTTCGTTTGTCCATGTGAGTCTCATCGTACTCCTTGCCGGTGGATTGACAAGCCTCATGACCGGGGTACGGGGTTCTCTCGTGCTTGAACAGGGCGATGAAGCTTCATCGGTGATACTCCGTAACGGGCAGGAGATGCCGCTCGGATTTTCAGTAACGCTCGATCGCTTCGATGTATTGTTTTACGAGGATTTTCCGGGACGGCCGAAATCGTTTACGAGCTCGGTGACCGTTACCCCGGCCAACCGTGCCGCATTCACAAAAGTCATCAGGGTGAATCATCCCCTCATGCTCAACGGGTTTACCGTATATCAGTCGAGTTATGGCGCCTCAGAGCGTAAGGAACCGGAAACGGCTGCGGATGATACCGTCCGTGTGGTGGTTTCACTGCAGGGCGCTCCCGAATCGATGCCCCCCGTGGCGACCTTCGACATGACAGCGGATGCACGGTATACTGTTCCGGGTTTCGGCGACAGTATTACGGTCAGGCTTGCCGAGCTCTACCGTGATTTCAGGAGAGGTGGTTCATCCTCCGGGGCGGCGAATCCGGCGGTGAAAATCGATGTGCTCGTTCATGATGAAACCAGGTGGAGTGTCTATGCGTTTAAAAATTTCCCGGGGCTGAACATGCCCATGAACCAGAAGGGTCTCGATTTCACCTTTACCATGAAGGATATATTCATGGCCGGAAACGGCCCGGCTGGCGATGGCGGTAATGTTCGGCAGCCGGAGTATTACACCGTGCTCGGTGTTGTGAGAGACAGCGGCGTGACGGTCATGTGGATCGGGGCGATCCTTCTGGTTACAGGCATGTTCGTGTCCTTTTATATCCGTCCGAAGCGAATATGGGTACTCGAAGACCGGGGCGAAATTCTTATCGGTGCGAGAACAAAGGGCGATCCCGGGCCGCTGCGGTCGTATATTCATACAATAGTCAAACCTTCGGCAACCAGTAAAAAAGGCGGGGCGAAATAA
- a CDS encoding SagB/ThcOx family dehydrogenase — protein MKLRLSLPVMLILLIAFSLQTSAQETITLPAPKIHGQLMKSLENRVSTKGFSPKELSDRTLSEVLWAAFGINNPRTGRRTAPSAFNTQEIDIYVLTARGAYRYNAKEQSLSLVSAKDIRSLVATQDYAKPASVQLLYVADYDRTRSKNNSDLRAQSESFAMLHTGCIGQNVYLYCASRGLATVIRSAGNANALRSELKLRENQQITVSQAVGYPPGKK, from the coding sequence ATGAAACTAAGATTATCCCTCCCTGTTATGTTGATTCTGCTGATTGCTTTTTCTCTTCAAACCTCCGCTCAGGAAACCATCACCCTTCCCGCGCCGAAAATTCACGGACAGCTCATGAAATCCCTCGAAAACCGGGTGTCGACGAAAGGATTCAGCCCGAAGGAATTGTCGGATCGGACGCTCTCCGAAGTGCTGTGGGCCGCGTTCGGAATCAACAATCCCCGGACCGGGAGACGCACCGCTCCCTCGGCGTTCAATACGCAGGAGATCGATATATACGTGCTGACAGCCCGCGGCGCTTATCGCTACAATGCGAAGGAGCAGAGCCTGTCGCTCGTCTCGGCGAAGGACATCAGAAGCCTCGTCGCAACGCAGGACTATGCGAAACCGGCCTCCGTCCAGCTCCTCTATGTGGCTGATTATGACAGGACGCGCTCAAAAAACAACAGCGATCTGCGGGCCCAGAGCGAGAGCTTCGCCATGCTCCATACCGGCTGCATCGGGCAGAATGTCTACCTGTACTGCGCTTCGAGGGGGCTTGCCACGGTCATACGGTCGGCAGGTAATGCCAATGCCCTTCGGAGCGAGCTGAAATTGCGGGAAAACCAGCAGATTACCGTTTCGCAGGCTGTCGGTTATCCACCGGGGAAAAAGTGA
- a CDS encoding cation diffusion facilitator family transporter, translated as MQTNDSQHSCSDHTHDHGSHDHGHRHDLRLLGRRRLRIALAINAVFLVVEIAGGLLTHSLALLADAGHMFTDVAALVLALFVAWLAESVPTPKRTYGLLRAEVLGAFINGAALVVIVGLIFIEAWRRFGNVPEINAPGMLVVAVLGLAANLGSAWVLYGSRNDTINMRGAFLHMLADTLGSVGAIIAGAVILLTGWTLIDSIASLVIGFLILWSSWGLLTQTLNILLEATPENIDYNAVRGALLDIGHIQEVHDLHIWTIASGIPSLSAHLKLVPECSDTNHWQNCLRETQAMLRERFGIVHSTLQFEPEDFERDGRVI; from the coding sequence ATGCAAACCAATGATTCTCAACACTCCTGCTCCGATCATACCCATGATCATGGAAGCCACGACCACGGGCACCGTCACGATCTCAGATTACTCGGGCGCAGACGGCTTCGTATCGCGCTCGCCATCAACGCTGTGTTCCTGGTCGTCGAGATCGCCGGGGGGCTGCTCACCCACAGCCTTGCGCTCCTTGCGGACGCCGGGCACATGTTCACCGATGTTGCCGCGCTCGTTCTCGCTCTTTTCGTGGCATGGCTCGCGGAGTCGGTCCCCACACCGAAGCGGACATACGGCCTTTTGCGCGCTGAGGTGCTTGGCGCGTTCATCAACGGCGCTGCGCTCGTGGTGATAGTCGGGCTGATTTTCATCGAGGCATGGCGGCGCTTCGGGAATGTCCCGGAGATAAACGCCCCCGGAATGCTCGTCGTTGCCGTTCTCGGGCTTGCCGCGAACCTCGGAAGCGCATGGGTGCTCTACGGGAGCCGTAACGACACGATCAACATGCGTGGCGCATTCCTCCACATGCTCGCGGACACGCTCGGTTCGGTCGGCGCGATCATCGCGGGCGCGGTTATCCTTCTCACCGGCTGGACCCTCATCGACTCCATTGCGAGCCTCGTGATCGGATTCCTCATTCTCTGGAGCAGTTGGGGGCTTCTTACCCAGACGCTCAACATCCTTCTCGAAGCGACCCCGGAAAACATCGACTACAACGCGGTGCGCGGCGCACTCCTCGATATCGGCCACATTCAGGAGGTGCACGATCTCCATATCTGGACGATCGCTTCGGGGATTCCTTCGCTTTCGGCGCATCTCAAGCTCGTCCCGGAGTGCAGCGACACCAACCACTGGCAGAATTGCCTCAGGGAGACCCAGGCGATGCTCCGCGAGCGCTTCGGCATCGTGCACTCGACGCTTCAGTTTGAGCCGGAAGATTTCGAAAGGGATGGAAGGGTGATATAG